A genomic region of Ehrlichia japonica contains the following coding sequences:
- the atpG gene encoding ATP synthase F1 subunit gamma, translating into MANLKALLSRIKSVKSIQKTTKVMQMISAAKLHRVQQKLENAKKHLLELSAIVDYVTPGMTHDLVSVSKKEKILLIIMSSDRGLCGNFNNLIVKFSKSYISNLENNNKEVKLIFFGKKAYDMMCSQYSGKILDVFSNTKSITDFLYFKLFVYNSGINFDQFDNVIILFNKFYSTILQKPNAQELIPYNLEISVLLREMYQYEPTYIDILSTVSLGYVLNLMYVAFLENSASEHCSRMIAMESANRNTKDMLNKLALEYNRSRQASITTDLIEVISGFESLN; encoded by the coding sequence ATGGCTAATCTTAAAGCTTTGTTGTCAAGAATAAAAAGCGTAAAATCTATACAAAAGACTACTAAGGTTATGCAGATGATATCTGCTGCTAAGTTGCATCGTGTCCAGCAGAAATTAGAAAATGCTAAGAAGCATTTATTAGAGCTCAGTGCTATTGTAGATTATGTTACCCCAGGTATGACACATGATCTTGTTTCTGTGTCTAAGAAAGAAAAAATTTTGTTGATTATAATGTCTTCTGACAGAGGGTTATGTGGTAACTTTAATAATTTGATAGTTAAATTTAGTAAATCTTATATCTCTAATTTAGAAAATAATAATAAAGAGGTAAAATTAATTTTTTTTGGGAAAAAAGCATATGATATGATGTGTAGCCAGTACTCAGGTAAGATATTGGATGTATTCTCTAATACCAAATCTATTACAGATTTTTTGTATTTTAAGCTTTTTGTATATAATAGCGGTATTAACTTTGATCAGTTTGATAATGTTATAATATTGTTTAATAAGTTTTATAGTACTATATTACAAAAACCTAATGCCCAAGAATTAATACCTTATAATCTTGAAATTTCGGTATTGTTAAGAGAAATGTATCAGTATGAGCCAACGTATATTGATATTTTATCTACTGTAAGTTTGGGTTATGTATTAAATTTAATGTATGTTGCTTTTTTAGAAAATTCTGCTAGTGAACATTGTTCTCGTATGATTGCTATGGAGTCTGCAAATCGGAATACTAAGGATATGTTAAATAAGTTAGCACTGGAATATAATCGTTCTAGACAAGCGTCTATAACTACTGACCTAATAGAGGTAATTAGCGGTTTTGAATCATTAAATTAA
- the folE gene encoding GTP cyclohydrolase I: MGSSKPSDSEAEEAVNLLIRWIGDDPNREGLVNTAKRVLDVYKGFFSGYKVDTLSIRDSVLLNEGYNDMVILKNTEFTSYCEHHIVPMKGKISIGYIPDKLIFGIGKIIKLINCFTKRLQLQERLTMEIAKALNDYLLPKGAIVTIEAVHDCVACCEEKDKNNLKLQTIYAIGIFQDNVELRREFFANIS; the protein is encoded by the coding sequence ATGGGAAGTAGTAAACCTTCTGATAGTGAAGCGGAAGAAGCTGTTAATTTATTAATAAGGTGGATAGGTGATGATCCAAATAGGGAAGGTCTTGTTAATACTGCTAAGCGTGTATTAGATGTTTATAAAGGTTTCTTTTCAGGATATAAAGTAGATACACTTTCTATTCGAGATTCGGTATTGCTTAATGAAGGTTACAACGATATGGTAATTTTAAAAAATACTGAATTTACTTCATATTGTGAACATCATATTGTTCCAATGAAGGGTAAAATCAGTATTGGATATATTCCTGATAAATTAATATTTGGTATTGGTAAAATTATTAAATTGATTAACTGTTTCACAAAAAGATTGCAACTTCAAGAAAGATTAACCATGGAAATAGCGAAAGCTTTAAATGATTATTTACTTCCTAAAGGAGCCATTGTTACTATTGAAGCAGTACATGATTGTGTTGCATGTTGTGAAGAAAAAGATAAGAATAATTTGAAATTACAAACGATTTATGCAATTGGAATTTTCCAAGATAACGTAGAGTTAAGGAGAGAGTTTTTTGCTAATATTAGTTAA